Proteins from a single region of Pseudopedobacter saltans DSM 12145:
- a CDS encoding SusC/RagA family TonB-linked outer membrane protein — protein MKSDFHKIVFSRCLLWMVLLSISLPIHAQKQQASSVSGTIKDDKGEVLPGVNVKVKGSSASAISNVNGHYEIKANNGSVLVFKYLGFEDKEITVGSNAVINVNMSVANKDLDEVVVVGYGTQKKSDVTGAVTSIPKDRIENMVRTDVVQLIQGAAAGLNVSATEAGSNPESGAVMLIRGRSSISASNDPLIILDGIAFNGSLSDINPNEVESIEILKDASSAAIYGSRAANGVILIQSKKGTKGKVSLKYNAFYALQEVANFPKFMDGEQYYQFKKNTLNTGTDDDPAMTQSELDVYNSGSWRDWSWKDLITKSGNSQQHNLSISGGSEKTSYSASLSYLGTNGIVINDQYKRGNARINVTSNVTDWLTIGSSNMMGKINNSGASPSYIDLFNKSPLSVPFNPDGSVNIKPIADDPRKINPIENLLYDDLKVRYNASTMNYVNITIPQVKGLSYRLNTGLQYESSEKNWYRGSNTGKSGSLKGESETNAGQKFSYTVENVVSYKRDFAKHSLFLTGLYSFEGKENKIATLNGEGFANDFLSYYGITQASKIVPSYSYLKTALISQMFRLNYSYDSRYLFTGTVRRDGFSGFGENKKYGVFSSVALGWNIMNEAFFAGAKQTVNNLKLRVSYGENGNQAISPYQTLSQLGGGDYVDGTTMAPGYLPATLGTANLGWETTRALNIGLDFGILNSRITGEINVYRNKTSDLLLKRAISAVHGVNSVFQNIGKTQNDGIEFMVNSNNITKKSFSWNSNLNFAFIKTKIVDLYGDGKDDIANGWFIGQPIKTNFDYKFIGVWQMDEATEATKYGAKPGYAKYDDYNQNGVYDPGDRQLLGDQEPNFTWGFTNNFKYKQFGLSVFMYGKVGAIKANPYKDRNYLIVREFWTPENPINSFWSNSNQATRYLGKGITPSVYESADFVRVKDITLTYAVGKKLLSRAKINSLDFYFTGKNLFTITKWGALDPELDAQRAVPLQREYMLGLRFGL, from the coding sequence ATGAAATCTGATTTTCATAAGATTGTATTCTCGAGATGTTTGCTTTGGATGGTCTTATTATCCATTTCGTTGCCTATTCATGCGCAGAAACAACAGGCATCTTCTGTTTCCGGAACAATAAAAGACGACAAAGGAGAAGTTTTGCCTGGAGTGAATGTAAAGGTGAAAGGTTCTTCAGCTAGTGCTATTTCAAATGTTAATGGCCATTATGAGATTAAAGCGAATAATGGATCTGTATTGGTTTTCAAGTATCTGGGTTTTGAAGATAAGGAGATAACGGTAGGAAGCAATGCGGTTATTAATGTAAATATGTCTGTTGCCAATAAAGATTTAGATGAAGTTGTTGTAGTTGGATATGGAACACAGAAAAAAAGCGATGTAACAGGGGCGGTAACTTCAATACCAAAAGATAGGATTGAGAATATGGTTCGAACAGATGTTGTACAGCTTATACAAGGTGCCGCAGCAGGTTTAAATGTCTCTGCGACTGAAGCGGGCTCTAATCCAGAGAGCGGAGCCGTTATGCTCATAAGGGGGAGAAGTTCTATAAGTGCAAGTAACGATCCTTTGATTATTTTAGATGGTATTGCATTTAACGGGAGCCTGTCAGATATTAATCCCAATGAAGTCGAAAGTATTGAGATTTTAAAAGATGCAAGTTCCGCTGCGATATACGGATCCAGAGCTGCAAATGGGGTTATTCTTATCCAAAGTAAAAAAGGTACGAAGGGAAAAGTTTCGTTAAAATACAATGCTTTTTATGCGCTTCAGGAAGTTGCAAACTTTCCAAAGTTTATGGATGGCGAACAATATTATCAATTTAAAAAGAATACCTTAAATACGGGAACCGATGATGATCCGGCTATGACCCAATCGGAGCTTGACGTATACAATTCAGGTTCCTGGAGAGACTGGTCATGGAAAGATCTGATTACAAAATCAGGAAATAGTCAGCAACATAATTTGTCCATTTCAGGGGGGAGTGAAAAAACTTCTTATTCGGCGAGTCTTTCTTATTTGGGAACAAATGGTATAGTAATTAATGACCAATATAAAAGAGGTAACGCCCGTATCAATGTAACTTCTAATGTAACCGATTGGTTGACGATTGGAAGCAGTAATATGATGGGGAAAATCAATAATAGTGGAGCATCTCCGTCCTACATCGATTTATTCAATAAGTCACCCTTGTCAGTTCCTTTTAATCCGGATGGTAGCGTTAATATTAAGCCAATTGCAGATGATCCAAGGAAGATTAATCCGATAGAAAACTTGTTGTACGACGATTTGAAAGTTAGATATAATGCTTCTACAATGAATTATGTAAATATCACTATTCCTCAGGTGAAAGGCTTGTCTTATAGATTGAATACTGGTTTGCAATATGAATCGTCGGAAAAAAACTGGTATAGAGGTTCCAATACAGGTAAGAGCGGAAGTTTAAAGGGCGAAAGTGAAACCAATGCAGGGCAAAAATTTTCATACACGGTAGAGAATGTAGTTTCCTACAAAAGGGATTTTGCGAAGCACAGTTTATTTTTGACTGGACTTTATTCATTCGAGGGTAAGGAAAATAAAATCGCCACATTAAATGGAGAGGGATTTGCCAATGATTTCCTTTCTTATTACGGAATAACTCAGGCAAGTAAGATTGTTCCTTCTTATTCTTATTTGAAAACTGCTCTTATTTCGCAAATGTTTAGATTGAATTATTCATATGACAGTCGCTATTTGTTTACAGGGACTGTTCGTAGGGATGGATTCTCGGGCTTTGGAGAGAACAAAAAATATGGCGTATTCTCTTCAGTGGCGTTAGGATGGAATATCATGAATGAGGCTTTTTTTGCCGGTGCGAAACAAACTGTAAATAATTTGAAGTTGAGAGTGTCTTACGGTGAAAATGGCAATCAGGCAATCAGCCCTTATCAAACGCTTTCGCAATTGGGTGGAGGGGATTACGTTGATGGAACTACAATGGCTCCGGGTTATCTTCCTGCAACTTTGGGAACAGCTAATCTGGGATGGGAAACAACCAGAGCATTAAATATAGGTTTGGACTTTGGAATATTAAATTCCAGGATTACCGGAGAAATCAATGTTTACAGAAATAAAACTTCCGATCTGTTGTTGAAAAGAGCAATATCAGCAGTGCATGGGGTGAATAGTGTATTCCAGAATATTGGAAAAACACAGAACGATGGGATTGAATTTATGGTGAATTCAAACAACATTACTAAAAAGTCTTTCTCTTGGAATTCTAATCTGAACTTTGCCTTTATAAAAACCAAGATTGTGGATTTATATGGTGATGGTAAAGATGATATTGCTAATGGTTGGTTTATAGGTCAACCTATCAAAACGAATTTTGATTATAAATTTATAGGTGTATGGCAAATGGATGAAGCGACTGAAGCAACTAAATATGGCGCAAAACCTGGTTATGCAAAATATGACGATTATAATCAGAATGGAGTGTATGACCCGGGAGACAGACAGCTGTTAGGCGATCAGGAACCTAACTTTACATGGGGTTTTACAAATAATTTTAAATACAAACAATTTGGACTGTCTGTATTTATGTATGGAAAAGTTGGAGCGATCAAGGCGAATCCATACAAAGATCGTAATTACCTGATTGTCCGAGAATTCTGGACACCGGAAAATCCTATTAACAGTTTCTGGTCTAATAGTAATCAGGCGACCAGGTACCTGGGTAAAGGTATCACACCAAGTGTTTACGAAAGTGCAGACTTTGTAAGGGTGAAGGATATTACGTTAACATATGCTGTGGGTAAAAAACTACTAAGCAGAGCGAAAATTAATTCTTTAGATTTCTATTTTACAGGTAAGAACTTGTTCACCATTACCAAATGGGGAGCTTTAGATCCTGAATTGGATGCGCAGAGAGCTGTGCCATTACAAAGAGAATACATGTTAGGTTTAAGGTTTGGCTTATAA
- a CDS encoding LacI family DNA-binding transcriptional regulator, whose product MKIQSVTIKDIAAEVGMSVSSVSRALSDHPHISEDTKQKVKEAATKLGYRYNALAAALRNSRSKTIGLIVPRISMSFQSAVITAIQNKLQEFNYNVIICQSNESPEIERNLVQILNASRVDGLIVSCSIYTEDFSHFSEYQKEGVPIIFYDRVPTNFQAHKIKGDDFFGAYQSTMHLIDKGCERIVHIGGPLSCNQYVERFNGYKEALVKKKKCFEEGMAHFHELSQENALKSVSELYDRYKPDAFFTSNDSAALAVIQYAKSKNLNIPKDLKLVGYSNDNRTTISCPQISSVEQFPHEMGEQAAILMMDLLDNKVKTGRSFISLTTPVELIERESSF is encoded by the coding sequence ATGAAAATTCAATCTGTAACAATCAAAGATATTGCTGCTGAGGTAGGTATGTCGGTTTCCAGTGTTTCACGGGCCTTAAGTGACCATCCGCACATAAGTGAAGATACCAAGCAAAAAGTAAAAGAAGCGGCAACAAAGTTAGGTTATCGCTATAATGCATTGGCTGCAGCGTTAAGAAATAGTCGGTCAAAAACAATTGGGTTGATTGTTCCCAGGATATCAATGTCATTTCAGTCAGCAGTAATAACTGCTATTCAGAATAAGCTGCAAGAGTTTAATTACAATGTGATTATCTGTCAAAGTAATGAATCGCCGGAAATAGAACGTAACCTTGTGCAAATATTAAATGCCTCCAGGGTAGATGGGCTTATTGTTTCCTGTAGTATTTACACAGAAGACTTCTCGCATTTCTCTGAATATCAGAAAGAAGGGGTGCCTATTATTTTCTATGACAGAGTGCCTACTAATTTTCAGGCACATAAAATCAAGGGAGATGATTTTTTTGGAGCGTATCAATCTACTATGCATCTAATAGATAAGGGATGTGAGAGAATAGTGCATATAGGAGGGCCTTTATCTTGCAATCAGTATGTCGAACGTTTTAATGGATATAAAGAAGCTCTGGTAAAGAAAAAGAAGTGCTTTGAAGAAGGAATGGCACATTTTCATGAATTGAGTCAGGAGAATGCACTTAAATCTGTAAGCGAACTATATGACAGATATAAACCGGATGCTTTTTTTACGAGTAATGATTCTGCTGCTTTAGCTGTAATTCAATACGCAAAAAGTAAGAATTTGAATATTCCAAAAGATCTTAAGTTAGTGGGATATTCAAACGATAATCGTACAACCATTAGTTGCCCTCAAATAAGCTCGGTGGAGCAATTTCCTCATGAAATGGGAGAGCAAGCTGCAATTCTGATGATGGATCTTCTTGATAATAAGGTTAAAACAGGAAGAAGTTTTATCTCTTTAACCACGCCTGTGGAATTGATTGAAAGAGAGTCTAGTTTTTAA
- a CDS encoding T9SS type A sorting domain-containing protein, with protein MKKQLLISALTLGIIGAKAQTNVEVKWSLTSDGSATINSIDPTAITVASQVLGSSITAGTVTYGQAFENGESKNWQKLPNSAANAFDANFYVEYKITASESKHFQLNQIKLDIVGSGGTTNRLVAAYSTDNFATSNNIPVAATYNYIDGTPPTFTQSLLTQADPLSLINANPQTATPLLDRIYLTIPLQINILPTKTLSVRLYLYQTGTGNRFTASRNVVFIGKTDDNVIPLPLNFLSFTAQLGNDFTKNVNLKWTTTNEVNTDYFSIEKNTGKDFESIGTLKSNNISGINQYTYTDLNRNLETAYYRIKQVDLDGKSSYSNTISVKPAISYTYYPNPAKDYIIINGLAKGKNICSLHTISGKQLRSWQFDGNLSEARIDLSDTNSQVLFLKIKNEQGAFTHKIIKE; from the coding sequence ATGAAAAAACAATTACTCATTTCTGCGCTCACATTAGGTATAATTGGGGCAAAGGCACAAACAAATGTTGAAGTGAAGTGGTCGTTAACGAGCGATGGTAGTGCAACAATAAATTCTATTGACCCCACTGCTATAACAGTTGCCAGCCAAGTTTTAGGATCATCTATAACGGCAGGAACTGTAACGTACGGTCAAGCTTTTGAAAACGGTGAAAGTAAAAATTGGCAAAAACTTCCCAATTCCGCAGCTAATGCCTTCGATGCGAATTTTTATGTTGAATACAAAATTACTGCAAGTGAGTCAAAACATTTTCAACTCAACCAAATAAAACTTGATATTGTTGGTTCTGGCGGCACAACAAATAGGCTTGTAGCTGCATATTCCACAGATAATTTCGCAACATCGAACAACATTCCTGTCGCGGCAACATACAATTATATTGATGGCACACCACCTACATTTACACAGTCTCTATTAACGCAAGCAGACCCCTTATCTCTTATAAACGCAAATCCACAAACTGCCACCCCCCTATTAGATAGAATATACTTAACAATACCTTTACAAATAAATATACTACCAACAAAAACACTATCAGTGAGGCTATATTTATACCAAACCGGTACAGGTAATAGATTTACGGCCAGTAGAAACGTAGTTTTCATTGGCAAAACAGATGATAATGTTATTCCTTTACCTCTTAATTTCTTATCATTCACCGCCCAATTAGGTAATGATTTTACGAAAAATGTTAATTTAAAATGGACAACTACTAACGAAGTGAACACAGATTATTTTTCCATAGAAAAAAATACCGGAAAAGATTTTGAGAGCATTGGAACATTAAAATCTAACAATATCTCTGGAATTAACCAATATACTTATACGGACCTCAATAGAAACTTAGAAACAGCATACTATAGAATAAAACAGGTTGATCTGGACGGAAAATCGAGTTACAGCAATACCATATCTGTAAAACCTGCTATCAGCTATACTTATTATCCAAATCCAGCAAAAGACTATATCATCATTAATGGCCTTGCGAAAGGAAAAAACATTTGTAGCCTTCATACTATCAGCGGTAAACAACTTCGCTCCTGGCAATTTGACGGAAACCTTTCTGAAGCCCGTATAGATTTGTCAGACACAAACAGCCAGGTACTTTTCTTAAAAATTAAGAACGAACAGGGCGCATTTACACATAAAATAATCAAAGAGTAA
- a CDS encoding SulP family inorganic anion transporter has product MKNIITLKKLRSFNLKNEIFAGLTVAMTMIPESLSFAILAGLPPLTGLYAAFLMGLVTAILGGRPAMVSGGAGATVVVLIALVSSHGVQYLFATIILAGLLQILVGAFKLGKFVKLIPQPVMYGFLNGLAIIIFMAQLQQFKTLSPHGESIWLSGEPLFVMLGLTLLTVLIVLIFPKLTKAVPASLVAILAVFAIVSLFGIDTKKVLDIASVSGQLPSFHIPKIPFNLQTLQIIFPYAMVMAGVGLVESLLTLNMVDEITSTKGNSNKESIAQGTANMVNGLFGGMGGCAMVAQTLVNLNAGARTRISAFIGAITIMLVILIGAPFIEQIPMAALTGVMMMVAIGTFQWVSLRIVKKFPKSDIFVGILVAAITVVLHNLALAVLVGVIVSALVFAWDNAKRIRARKHIGENGVKYYEIYGPLFFGSTTAFLEKFDVDEDPIEVVIDFKDSRIADMSAIDALHKITDRYAKLDKKVILKHLSPDCKRLLQNAEGIVMVNVDDDPTYNVMPEK; this is encoded by the coding sequence GTGAAAAATATTATTACTTTAAAGAAACTCCGATCTTTCAATCTAAAAAACGAAATATTTGCTGGCTTAACTGTTGCCATGACTATGATTCCGGAATCATTGTCCTTCGCCATTTTAGCAGGACTTCCCCCTTTAACAGGATTGTATGCTGCTTTTTTAATGGGTTTGGTTACAGCTATACTGGGCGGCCGTCCAGCAATGGTTTCTGGCGGAGCTGGAGCTACGGTTGTAGTTCTTATTGCGCTTGTTAGCAGTCACGGTGTTCAATACCTATTTGCTACTATTATTTTAGCTGGACTTTTACAAATTTTAGTTGGGGCTTTCAAGCTCGGAAAGTTTGTTAAACTAATCCCTCAGCCAGTTATGTATGGCTTTTTAAATGGATTGGCTATCATTATTTTCATGGCTCAGTTGCAACAGTTTAAAACTCTTTCGCCTCATGGAGAGAGCATTTGGCTATCTGGAGAACCCTTATTTGTTATGTTAGGCTTAACATTGTTAACAGTACTTATTGTTTTGATTTTTCCGAAATTAACTAAAGCTGTACCCGCTTCTTTAGTCGCTATACTTGCGGTTTTTGCTATCGTTTCCTTATTTGGAATAGATACCAAAAAGGTGTTGGATATAGCTTCAGTAAGTGGACAGCTTCCTTCTTTTCATATACCCAAAATCCCTTTTAATCTGCAAACTTTACAAATTATCTTTCCTTATGCTATGGTGATGGCGGGTGTTGGCTTGGTAGAGTCTTTACTGACGTTAAATATGGTAGATGAGATTACCAGTACCAAAGGTAATTCTAATAAGGAGTCTATAGCACAAGGTACCGCAAATATGGTGAATGGTCTTTTTGGAGGGATGGGAGGATGTGCAATGGTTGCCCAAACCCTCGTAAATTTAAATGCTGGGGCAAGAACCCGTATTTCGGCATTTATTGGCGCAATTACAATTATGCTTGTTATTTTAATTGGAGCACCGTTTATAGAGCAAATCCCCATGGCAGCGTTAACAGGTGTAATGATGATGGTAGCGATAGGGACTTTTCAATGGGTAAGCCTGCGTATTGTCAAAAAGTTTCCTAAGTCGGATATATTCGTAGGAATTTTAGTGGCAGCGATCACGGTTGTATTACATAATCTGGCTTTAGCGGTTCTGGTAGGTGTAATCGTTTCTGCTTTGGTGTTTGCCTGGGACAATGCAAAGCGGATCAGAGCGAGAAAACATATCGGAGAAAATGGCGTAAAGTATTACGAGATCTACGGGCCTCTGTTTTTTGGTTCGACAACCGCTTTTTTAGAAAAGTTTGATGTAGATGAAGACCCTATCGAAGTTGTAATAGATTTTAAAGATAGCAGGATAGCAGATATGTCTGCTATTGATGCATTGCATAAAATAACCGATCGTTATGCAAAATTAGATAAAAAAGTAATATTGAAACATTTAAGCCCGGACTGTAAGCGCTTATTGCAAAATGCTGAAGGTATTGTGATGGTGAATGTGGATGACGATCCAACGTATAATGTAATGCCTGAGAAGTAG
- a CDS encoding MarR family winged helix-turn-helix transcriptional regulator, whose amino-acid sequence MKYKLVKEVVDLLEQFELENSNRTYTYDINGFKKWFTYNQSDSQSFHEPNWEGKENGRSADSVINTLLVHMNRFAKSYSKAAIWDSDFSSQEDFIYLINLRAFGKMTKMELIKRNIHEKPVGILVINRLIAQGWVMQENSTTDKRSKLVSITEKGMEILEKHMGKIRQATEIVTGDLTYPEKMELIRLLKKLNDFHLPIYEKNIQPENLLEEVLNNKN is encoded by the coding sequence ATGAAATACAAATTAGTAAAAGAGGTTGTGGATTTACTTGAGCAATTTGAATTAGAAAATTCAAATAGAACATATACCTATGATATAAATGGATTCAAAAAATGGTTCACTTATAACCAGTCTGACTCACAGTCATTCCATGAACCAAATTGGGAAGGCAAAGAAAATGGACGTAGTGCAGATAGCGTAATCAATACCTTACTTGTTCACATGAACAGGTTTGCGAAAAGTTATTCCAAAGCTGCTATTTGGGATTCTGACTTCTCTTCGCAAGAAGACTTCATTTACCTGATTAACCTGCGAGCATTTGGAAAAATGACAAAAATGGAATTGATTAAAAGAAACATTCATGAAAAACCAGTCGGAATTTTAGTTATTAACCGCCTAATAGCGCAGGGTTGGGTTATGCAAGAAAACTCTACAACAGACAAAAGAAGCAAGCTAGTCAGCATTACTGAAAAAGGTATGGAAATATTAGAAAAACACATGGGTAAAATCAGACAGGCGACAGAAATTGTTACTGGTGACTTAACTTATCCTGAAAAAATGGAATTGATTAGGCTACTTAAAAAGCTTAATGATTTTCATTTACCTATATATGAAAAAAACATCCAACCAGAAAACCTATTAGAAGAAGTTTTAAATAATAAAAATTAA
- the uraH gene encoding hydroxyisourate hydrolase, whose translation MKNIFFALLFTLVCSTTFGQTAKYQLSSHILDISTGKPAPDVRVELQKLTSDSKWVRIAEEKTDNNGRISNLLPYQKTDNKGTYKLIFQTYSYFQKSNLDSFYPFVEVVFTIKDSNHYHVPITVSPFGYSTYKGN comes from the coding sequence ATGAAAAATATATTTTTTGCTTTACTATTTACCCTCGTTTGTTCTACAACGTTTGGACAAACAGCTAAATACCAGCTATCAAGCCATATATTGGATATTTCAACAGGTAAACCGGCACCAGATGTTCGCGTTGAACTCCAAAAACTCACCTCTGACAGTAAATGGGTTCGTATTGCTGAAGAAAAAACCGATAATAACGGCAGAATCAGCAATCTTCTTCCTTATCAAAAGACGGATAATAAAGGAACCTATAAACTTATATTTCAAACTTATAGCTATTTTCAGAAAAGTAACCTAGATAGCTTTTATCCTTTTGTAGAGGTTGTTTTCACGATAAAGGATTCTAATCATTATCATGTTCCAATTACAGTCAGTCCTTTCGGCTACTCCACATATAAGGGAAATTAA